The following coding sequences are from one Kallotenue papyrolyticum window:
- a CDS encoding HEAT repeat domain-containing protein codes for MREIVRHLGDTSRPLKRRELRQLNDIGEQARPEFAAAWREVALSRRREIATALVELAEDNVEFDFRDVFRVLIDDGDADVRLAAVEGLWEDERLSTLRALLPLLDGDAADEVRAAVALALGRFAYRASLDELPVQVGAELRAALLAAATNVDLAEEVRRRALESLGYFSDEEVTQVIARAYASGQRRLKESALAAMGHSMDPRWLPIVAAELQSSEPALQYEAARASGELGEAAAGLVALLTPLANGEDVEVAQAAIWALGQIGGAQAERALKRLLRSDRPVIQQAAEEALAELSLDDLQFGF; via the coding sequence ATGCGCGAGATTGTGCGCCATCTGGGCGATACCAGCCGGCCGCTCAAGCGGCGTGAGCTACGCCAGCTCAACGATATTGGCGAGCAGGCTCGGCCAGAGTTCGCAGCGGCCTGGCGCGAGGTGGCGCTGAGTCGCCGGCGTGAGATCGCCACGGCGCTGGTGGAGCTGGCCGAAGATAACGTCGAGTTCGATTTTCGCGACGTGTTCCGCGTGCTGATCGACGACGGCGATGCCGATGTGCGCCTGGCGGCGGTCGAAGGATTGTGGGAAGACGAACGCCTCAGCACCCTGCGCGCGCTGCTGCCGCTGCTGGACGGCGATGCCGCTGATGAAGTGCGCGCAGCGGTGGCGCTAGCGCTGGGCCGCTTCGCCTACCGTGCCAGCCTGGATGAGCTGCCCGTGCAGGTAGGGGCGGAGCTGCGCGCGGCGCTGCTGGCGGCGGCGACCAACGTTGATCTGGCTGAGGAGGTGCGCCGGCGCGCCCTGGAGAGCCTGGGCTACTTCAGCGATGAGGAGGTCACGCAGGTGATCGCCCGGGCCTATGCTTCGGGGCAGCGCCGCCTCAAGGAGAGCGCGCTGGCCGCCATGGGCCACAGCATGGATCCGCGCTGGCTGCCGATCGTTGCCGCCGAGCTTCAAAGCTCCGAACCGGCCTTGCAGTATGAGGCGGCGCGCGCCAGCGGCGAGCTGGGCGAGGCGGCGGCCGGGCTGGTGGCGCTGCTGACGCCGCTGGCCAATGGCGAGGATGTCGAAGTCGCGCAGGCGGCGATCTGGGCACTGGGCCAGATCGGCGGCGCGCAGGCTGAACGTGCGTTGAAGCGGCTGCTGCGCAGCGATCGTCCGGTGATCCAGCAGGCTGCCGAGGAGGCGCTGGCCGAGCTATCGCTCGACGACCTCCAGTTTGGCTTCTAG